One genomic window of Macrobrachium rosenbergii isolate ZJJX-2024 chromosome 51, ASM4041242v1, whole genome shotgun sequence includes the following:
- the LOC136833326 gene encoding uncharacterized protein: MTSKKSWTSFVFPLLVLVIISAKFICYFRKEKTNELVILDQVKAERNMTDIDGEHSRQKRFLFFTSNRKLALPTGTALSFSLLLNVNPLRNGPVGYSATLTLDYNFDIATDELGFTSDENPWFVLPFFYFNGGGPGDSDHVPGVNLAGGDRVVMFQVIEDIIETIGLLGKPCVQRAICEIFQGPLRDHGFLGEVLKLFFSASRAAYAEVRLADYLAAEKAGKETGDCSFYHQLCLHSLFSNVTVNPPKLIPVEDEVEGKEKKEELSRKKRFLYFTRERRIVFPPGSLFFFISSFSVPFRGNIPTGLGTPNLQVSVPLQLTLDDLGLTSEEHPFGLWSIFDDELDPEADIPRRRRHVRTKRSDSRFPGGDREMLYSIMEDAILTAGLEGKACLLRAICEMFQYPLDNHGFFGEFLELFFSASLAPDAEKRLPEYVAAERAGKTTGKCFAYHDDCPYSLFTNPMDSSIMDEEEMKKDFSEERRQEVERQPLLNPSNLVAVLIEYLERWL, translated from the exons ATGACCTCCAAGAAATCATGGACATCATTCGTCTTTCCGTTGCTGGTATTGGTGATCATATCTGCAAAATTCATCTGTTACTTCAG GAAAGAAAAGACTAACGAGTTGGTCATTCTCGACCAGGTCAAAGCAGAGCGCAACATGACTGACATCGACGGAGAACATTCCCGCCAGAAGCGTTTCCTCTTCTTCACTTCGAACAGGAAACTGGCGCTGCCTACCGGAACGGCGCTGAGCTTTTCACTGCTTCTCAATGTGAACCCGCTGAGGAACGGCCCAGTAGGCTATTCAGCAACGCTGACTTTAGACTACAATTTTGATA TTGCGACGGATGAACTTGGCTTCACTTCAGACGAAAACCCCTGGTTCGTGCTGccgtttttttatttcaatggcGGGGGACCAGGTGACAGCGACCATGTGCCCGGGGTCAATTTGGCCGGAGGAGACAG AGTTGTGATGTTTCAAGTGATCGAGGACATCATTGAGACCATCGGTCTCCTTGGGAAGCCTTGCGTCCAGAGGGCCATTTGTGAAATCTTCCAAGGGCCTCTAAGAGATCATGGATTCCTCGGCGAAGTTCTGAAACTCTTCTTCAG TGCGAGCCGAGCTGCCTATGCTGAGGTGCGTCTAGCCGATTACTTAGCGGCCGAGAAAGCGGGAAAGGAAACGGGAGACTGTTCGTTTTATCATCAGCTCTGTCTTCACTCGCTTTTCTCCAACGTCACCGTTAATCCACCCAAGTTAAT ACCCGTAGAGGACGAGGTGgagggaaaggagaagaaggaggaactGTCGCGAAAGAAGAGATTCCTGTACTTCACGCGTGAGAGACGAATCGTCTTCCCACCGGGctccctctttttcttcatctcgTCGTTCAGTGTTCCGTTCAGGGGGAACATTCCAACCGGCCTCGGAACGCCGAACCTGCAGGTCTCGGTTCCACTGCAAC TAACTCTTGACGACCTGGGTCTCACAAGCGAGGAACATCCTTTTGGGCTTTGGAGTATCTTCGACGACGAGCTTGACCCGGAGGCAGACATcccaaggaggaggagacacgTCCGTACTAAAAGATCTGATTCGAGATTTCCCGGGGGCGACAG AGAAATGTTATACTCGATCATGGAGGACGCCATACTAACTGCGGGTCTGGAGGGGAAGGCGTGTCTTCTTCGAGCCATCTGTGAAATGTTTCAGTACCCTTTGGATAACCACGGATTCTTCGGCGAGTTCTTGGAACTCTTCTTCAG CGCTAGCTTGGCACCAGACGCGGAAAAGAGGCTTCCAGAATATGTAGCAGCCGAGAGAGCTGGAAAAACCACTGGAAAGTGTTTCGCTTACCACGACGACTGTCCTTACTCGCTCTTCACGAACCCTATGGACTCTAGCATTAT GgacgaagaagaaatgaagaaggaCTTCTCTGAAGAAAGAAGACAGGAGGTGGAAAGACAGCCTCTACTAAATCCCTCGAACCTGGTCGCGGTTCTCATCGAGTATTTAGAGAGGTGGCTATAG